One Chaetodon auriga isolate fChaAug3 chromosome 11, fChaAug3.hap1, whole genome shotgun sequence genomic window, AGCAGATATTTTGTCAAACCAGGAAACATCCATGaacagtgtttcctgtttcccttCAGAACCCCAAAGAGTCAACTGAGATGGTGATCCGCAGCATCGCCGCCTCTGGGAAGTTCTCCAGCGTCCGGACCATCTCTGAGTACGCTCGCGAGATCTGGGGAGTCGAACCGCCGTCTGAGTCCCGACACTGAGGAGCATCAAGTCTCCATCACAGCTGAGTCTGAACACCCAAAACAAACCACTCAGCGGCTAAATGAGCAGCTGACTGATCACCTGTCCAACGCGACATAGCTGTAATGTAATGTGGTCCCTCCAGAATCAATGTTTACTGAACATCAAAGTCAGACTCACTCAAAAAAGCCTCATGAAGTTCTGTGTCAACACTCGTgtctgaaaataaacttttgctCCACTTGTTCACCGACGATGTCgtcttttatttatgtaacgC contains:
- the pygb gene encoding glycogen phosphorylase, brain form; the encoded protein is MAMKDENSHVLPFHFYGEVETTESGVKWINEQNPKESTEMVIRSIAASGKFSSVRTISEYAREIWGVEPPSESRH